A genomic stretch from Amia ocellicauda isolate fAmiCal2 chromosome 23, fAmiCal2.hap1, whole genome shotgun sequence includes:
- the LOC136719107 gene encoding zona pellucida sperm-binding protein 3-like, whose protein sequence is MTEDELVYSFSLNYNPSLIANTGIVRIDPAVVHIECHYLRLHNVSSDALQPTWVPYTSTKSAEDLLDFSLQLMTDDWRSPRPSNVYFLGDVLNIQASVNQASHVPLRLFVDSCVATLTSDPTSSPSYTFFGNYGCLIDA, encoded by the exons ATGACAGAAGACGAGCTGGTGTACAGCTTCTCCCTAAACTACAACCCGTCCCTGATTGCCAACACTGGCATCGTGAGAATCGACCCTGCTGTTGTCCACATCGAGTGTCACTACCTCCG GCTCCACAATGTGAGCAGCGATGCCCTGCAGCCAACCTGGGTCCCATACACCTCCACCAAGTCTGCGGAGGATCTCCTGgacttctccctgcagctcatgaCTG ATGACTGGCGCTCCCCTAGACCCTCCAACGTGTACTTCCTGGGGGACGTCCTGAACATCCAAGCCTCCGTCAACCAGGCCAGCCACGTGCCCCTGCGGCtgtttgtggacagctgtgtggccaccttgacctctgacccgacCTCTTCTCCCAGTTATACTTTCTTTGGGAACTATGG ATGCCTGATTGATGCCTAG